The following are encoded together in the Bradyrhizobium algeriense genome:
- a CDS encoding long-chain fatty acid--CoA ligase encodes MSSVRHYDWIAHFGRRTPDKIAAIDLASDRRLSYAQFDARISRLATHLRDTLKVVRGDRVAVLALNTTDTLEVQFACGRIGAVFLPLNTRLTVPELQFIVGDSSPKIMIHDTDLAEIALTVAKLCNVSSALLLGPGGSYEAAIADSKPIDRFEDVTHDDISTIMYTSGTTGLPKGAIITHGMTFWNCVNLGGPAYVSPSTVLLTVLPLFHTGGLNCYTNPVLHAGGTVLIMRAFDPGLALQLISDPSWGITQFFGVPAIYQFMAQHPSFATSDFSRLVIGGVGGAPMPVPLLKVWEERGVALQQGYGMTETSPAVLALDREDAARKAGSSGKPVLHTEVRIVRPDGTDADVGELGELWVKGPNVTPGYWNRPEANASSFTDGWLHTGDATRVDEEGFYYIVDRWKDMYISGGENVYPAEVESVLHQLTAIAEAAVIGIPNEQWGEVGMAIVAIKPGHTLRPEEIHAHCQANLARFKCPRLIEFVDALPRNATGKIHKPTLRKNFSALRPTDKAAIAS; translated from the coding sequence ATGTCGTCGGTTCGCCATTACGACTGGATCGCGCATTTCGGCCGCCGCACGCCGGACAAGATCGCGGCCATCGACCTCGCCAGCGACCGCCGGCTTTCCTACGCGCAGTTCGACGCGCGCATCTCGCGTCTTGCCACCCACTTGCGCGACACGCTCAAGGTCGTGCGCGGCGACCGCGTCGCAGTGCTGGCGCTGAATACGACCGATACACTGGAGGTGCAGTTCGCCTGCGGCCGGATCGGCGCGGTATTCCTGCCGCTGAACACGCGGCTTACGGTTCCCGAATTGCAGTTCATCGTCGGCGATTCCTCGCCGAAGATAATGATCCACGACACTGATCTGGCCGAAATCGCGCTGACGGTCGCAAAGCTATGCAACGTCTCCTCAGCGCTGCTGCTCGGGCCCGGCGGATCCTATGAAGCAGCGATTGCGGACTCAAAGCCGATCGACCGCTTCGAAGACGTTACGCATGACGACATCTCGACCATCATGTACACCTCGGGCACCACCGGCCTGCCCAAGGGCGCGATCATTACCCATGGCATGACGTTCTGGAATTGCGTCAATCTCGGCGGCCCCGCCTATGTCTCGCCGTCGACCGTGCTGCTCACCGTGCTGCCGCTGTTTCATACCGGCGGGCTCAATTGCTACACCAACCCGGTGCTGCATGCCGGCGGCACCGTGTTGATCATGCGCGCGTTCGACCCCGGCTTGGCGCTGCAACTGATCAGCGACCCATCCTGGGGCATTACTCAATTCTTCGGCGTGCCCGCGATCTACCAGTTCATGGCGCAGCATCCTTCGTTCGCGACATCAGATTTCAGCCGCCTCGTGATCGGCGGCGTCGGCGGCGCGCCGATGCCGGTACCGCTCCTGAAAGTGTGGGAAGAACGCGGCGTCGCCCTGCAGCAGGGCTATGGCATGACCGAGACGTCTCCGGCCGTGCTGGCGCTCGACCGCGAGGACGCCGCGCGCAAGGCCGGCTCTTCCGGCAAGCCGGTGCTGCACACGGAAGTGCGGATCGTCCGTCCTGATGGAACGGATGCGGATGTCGGCGAGCTCGGCGAACTCTGGGTCAAGGGACCGAACGTCACACCAGGCTACTGGAACAGGCCGGAGGCCAACGCGTCGTCATTCACCGATGGCTGGCTGCACACCGGCGATGCCACGCGCGTCGATGAGGAAGGATTCTACTACATCGTCGATCGCTGGAAGGACATGTACATTTCCGGCGGCGAGAACGTCTATCCGGCCGAAGTCGAGAGCGTGCTGCATCAGCTGACAGCTATCGCCGAGGCTGCCGTGATCGGTATCCCGAACGAGCAATGGGGCGAAGTCGGCATGGCGATCGTGGCGATCAAGCCCGGCCATACGCTCCGGCCGGAGGAGATCCATGCGCACTGCCAGGCCAATCTGGCGCGGTTCAAATGTCCGCGCCTGATCGAGTTCGTCGACGCCCTGCCGCGCAACGCCACGGGGAAAATCCACAAGCCGACATTGCGAAAGAATTTCAGCGCACTGAGGCCAACCGACAAGGCGGCCATTGCCTCATGA
- a CDS encoding cupin domain-containing protein yields the protein MIPFKHYPSDRRNSMTQARSAASQGYVLGPAEGEHLVHFRDVGNIFIKVGPATGSDSLALGTQQVTVGAGIPIHRHLLMDEAFYVLEGSGIFTLNDTRYPFERGGTIFIPRNAWHGFANPDHELLLLWIMAPAGLDGFFRDTCNPPGVPPKQLTREQVNEIARKYATEYR from the coding sequence ATGATACCATTCAAGCACTATCCATCGGATCGGAGGAACAGCATGACCCAGGCTCGGTCCGCGGCGTCACAGGGATATGTACTTGGCCCCGCCGAAGGCGAACATCTCGTTCATTTTCGCGACGTCGGCAATATCTTCATCAAGGTCGGCCCTGCCACGGGCTCGGACAGTCTTGCCTTGGGGACTCAGCAGGTGACGGTCGGTGCGGGTATTCCGATCCACCGACACTTGCTGATGGACGAAGCCTTCTACGTTCTGGAAGGCAGCGGAATTTTCACATTGAACGATACACGATACCCTTTCGAGAGGGGCGGAACGATATTCATTCCCAGGAATGCCTGGCATGGGTTCGCCAATCCCGATCACGAATTGCTCCTGCTCTGGATCATGGCGCCCGCTGGCTTGGATGGCTTTTTCCGCGACACCTGCAATCCGCCCGGGGTCCCGCCAAAGCAGCTGACTCGGGAGCAGGTCAACGAGATCGCCCGCAAATATGCAACCGAATACAGATAA
- a CDS encoding GFA family protein, with product MTTRHAACSCGQLHLTIEGESARISMCHCLACQRRTGGAFGNQARFRREQVTVTGKATTWNRTAESGKVVTFDFCPTCGSTVYWESESFPGYVIVAIGNFADPNFPAPTVSVWEESRHPWVSLPPDSPSKRMAKQG from the coding sequence ATGACCACCCGACACGCCGCCTGCAGCTGTGGGCAGCTTCACCTTACGATCGAAGGCGAATCGGCGCGTATCTCCATGTGTCACTGTCTGGCGTGCCAGCGCCGTACTGGCGGCGCATTTGGCAACCAGGCGCGCTTCCGGCGCGAGCAGGTCACCGTCACCGGGAAGGCTACGACGTGGAATCGGACAGCCGAAAGCGGGAAAGTGGTGACCTTTGACTTCTGTCCGACGTGCGGCTCCACGGTCTACTGGGAGAGCGAAAGCTTTCCTGGATACGTCATTGTTGCCATCGGAAACTTCGCCGATCCGAATTTCCCCGCGCCGACCGTCTCGGTGTGGGAGGAGTCACGCCATCCCTGGGTCTCATTGCCGCCCGACTCTCCGAGCAAGCGAATGGCGAAGCAGGGGTGA
- a CDS encoding GNAT family N-acetyltransferase, with product MSVIALRDITAATVRVICDLETREEQKRFVAPNAVSIAQAYFEPRAIFRAVYADEVPVGFVMWKPTDETEVAYLWRFMIDHNHQKMGHAKQAITQLIDLLRDAGYRRMQTSVVLGDGGPLDFYRSIGFVETDAMLSNGERVLTRSL from the coding sequence ATGTCCGTCATAGCCCTCCGCGATATCACCGCTGCAACCGTGCGGGTGATTTGCGACTTGGAAACAAGAGAGGAGCAGAAACGCTTTGTCGCCCCCAATGCAGTCTCAATAGCGCAAGCGTATTTCGAGCCGCGAGCCATCTTCAGGGCAGTATACGCAGACGAGGTACCGGTTGGCTTCGTGATGTGGAAGCCAACCGATGAGACGGAAGTTGCCTATCTTTGGCGGTTCATGATCGACCATAACCACCAAAAGATGGGACACGCAAAACAAGCGATTACGCAGCTGATCGATCTTCTCCGCGATGCTGGCTACCGACGAATGCAGACGAGCGTCGTGCTCGGCGATGGCGGTCCGCTAGACTTCTATCGTTCGATCGGATTCGTTGAGACTGATGCGATGCTATCAAACGGAGAGCGGGTTCTAACGCGCAGCTTGTAG